The following proteins are encoded in a genomic region of Arachis ipaensis cultivar K30076 chromosome B02, Araip1.1, whole genome shotgun sequence:
- the LOC110267485 gene encoding uncharacterized protein LOC110267485: protein MEDVTVSRDCHYFVWVDEIDGGWQSLARCLIRRLNELECDVANQDVTIVPTNHRERNVNMATKVEKKIEDEIKAMRVWLVSVSWEVVLLTHTQTAPLRSVLFHCFVKLCHICMAQYLCCAPGITSSRAGIRP, encoded by the exons ATGGAAGATGTCACTGTG AGTCGAGATTGCCATTATTTTGTTTGGGTTGATGAAATTGATGGGGGATGGCAAAGTTTGGCAAGGTGTTTGATTAGAAGACTCAATGAGCTTGAATGTGATGTTGCTAATCAAGATGTGACAATTGTTCCAACAAACCACAGGGAGAGAAATGTTAACATGGCCACGAAGGTTGAGAAGAAGATTGAAGATGAAATCAAAGCTATGAGAGTATGGCTTGTGTCCGTGTCTTGGGAGGTGGTGCTCCTTACACACACCCAAACTGCACCCTTAAGGTCTGTGCTTTTCCACTGCTTTGTGAAGTTGTGCCATATATGCATGGCACAATACCTATGCTGTGCCCCCGGTATAACATCTTCTAGAGCTGGAATAAGACCCTGA